The sequence GGGCGCAACCACAGGTGGAAGGTGTTGCCCAGACAGATCTGCGCGCCGATTTCCTTGAGCTCCACCGGGCTCATGGCCTTGACCGTGCCGTAGGTGCCCACGGGCATGAAGACCGGCGTCTCGACGACGCCGTGCGCGAGTTCGAGGCGGCCGCGGCGCGCGCCGGCGGAGGTGGTGAGGAGATCGAATTTCATGAGGGAGCTCTTTCCAGCAACATCGCGTCGCCGTAGCTGAAGAAGCGGTACTGCGCCGCCACGGCGTGGGCGTAGGCCGCACGGATCGCGTCGAATCCGGCAAAGGCCGAAACCAGCATCAGCAGGGTTGAACGGGGCAGGTGGAAGTTGGTGACCAGAAGATCGGCCACCTGGAAGTCAAAGCCCGGCGTGATGAAGATGTCCGTCTCGCCCGGGCCCGCCTGCAGTTGTCCGCCGCGCGCCGCCGATTCGAGCGTGCGCATGCTGGTCGTGCCGACGCATACCACGCGACCGCCAGCCGCCTTGGTCGCCATGATCGCCGCGCGGGTTTCCTCCGGGACGACGTACAGCTCGCGGTGCATGCGGTGGTCTTCAAGCTTCTCCGCCCGTACCGGCTGGAAGGTTCCGGCGCCCACGTGCAGGGTGACGTAGGCGCTGCGCACCCCGCGCTCGGCCAGGCGGGCGAGGAGCGGCGGGTCGAAGTGTAGGCCGGCCGTCGGGGCCGCGACCGAACCCAGGTTGCGGGCATAGACCGTCTGGTAGCGGGCTTCGTCGGTCTCTGCTGCGGCGCGGTCGATATAGGGCGGCAAGGGCAGCAAGCCGTGGCGTTCGATCCAGTCCACCACCGTAGCCTCGGCCGGAAAGCGCAGGTGGAAGAACTCGCCTGCGCGACCCAGGACTTCGACATCGATGGCGTCCGCGAGGCGCAGCCATGAGCCCGGCTTGGGGGATTTGCTCGCCCGCACCATCGCGAGAGCTTCATGGTCGCCCAGCGGGCGCTCGATCAGGACCTCGACTTCGCCGCCGGTCTCCTTACGACCGTTGAGGCGGGCGTGCAGGACGCGGCTGTCGTTGAAGACCAGGAGATCGCCGGGCAAGAGCAGCTCGGGAAGATCGACGAACTGGCGATCCTCCTGGGTGTTGCCGCGGACACGGAGCAGCCGGCTTGCGCTGCGCTGGGGCAGCGGCGCCTGCGCGATCAGTGCCTCGGGGAGTTCAAAATCGAAATCGCTAACGGAAAGGGACATCGGAAAAGGCAATCACGTCTGACGTTCAGCCGCGATCTGGCGATGCGCGCGTGCAGACAAAACGGTTCAATAACAAGAGGTTGGACGGTGTTGTGCACGTCCTGAAACAAATAAAGGCATGGGCTTTGCTTGATGAAAGGCAGCCTTTACGGGATAATCATCGGCTTTCCGGCCGGGGTGGCGGAATCGGTAGACGCAGCGGATTCAAAATCCGCCGATGGCGACATCGTGAGGGTTCGAGTCCCTCTCCCGGCACCAAAGTACGGTTTTCACGGACGCCCGACCGTTCCTCGAACCGACTGGCCAGTTTCAGATACGGGCCAGCAGTGAAAGATTCTGTTACGCAGAAGCTTGAACTTTCCGGTTCCGCCCCGATCTACGGGGCTGGCGTCCAAACTGCTGATCTTATTGACTTCCATGGCTGCAAGCAAACCGATCGTCCGGCGACGCAATACCGTTTTCGCGGTTCTGGCGCTCGCCATGGCTGGCTATGCCACCCTGCCTGAAGCCGCTCAGGCCACCCTGCGCGGACGCATCAGCTACGGCGAAGGCCTGGCGCTCCCGCCGCAGGCCGTGATCGACATCGAACTGATGGACGTGTCGAGCGCGGACTCTCCCGCTCAGGTCGCGCGCATCCGCATGTCGGCTGAAGACGAAGGTCCGATTCCGTTCGAACTCATCGTGCCTTCGGCCAGCATCGACCAGCAGCGCACCTACGTGCTGTCTGCCCGTATTTCCTACGGCGGCAAGCTGCTCTACGCCAACGTCACCCAACCCAAGGTGTTGACGCAAGGCGCACCGGCCAAGGTGGATCTGCGCGTCGAACGCGTGCTGGCATAAGGTCGGCATTCCGCTCCTGATCCCTGCGAGGCGCTGCGCAACTGCGTAGCGCCTCGTTCTTTGGTGGGCCCTGCCATGTCCCCGGATCCGCGCGCCCAGATCATTCTCGCTGCCGCCTATCGGCCCAAAGCCGTGCGCATGTGGCAGATGGATGTGGCGCAGGCGCGCCACGCTTTCTTCAAGCTCTGTGCGGCTTACGGAGCACCTGCCGAAGTCCTGTCCAGCATGACCGACAAGGTTCTGGCGCGACCGCCGGCGCTCGGCGGGCCGCTCAGGCTGCGGGTCTATCGCCCCCTGGGCGCGGCGCCGGGTGAGGTTCTGCCGGCCGTCTTGTGGATTCACGGCGGTGGCTGGACGCTGGGGACGCTCGACGACTACGACGTGCTGTGCCGGACGCTTTGCAATCATTCCGGCGCCGCAGTGCTGGCGCTGGATTACCGCCTCGCGCCGGAGCACCCTTATCCGGCCGCCGTGGAGGACGCCCAGTTCGCCCTGGACTGGCTGGCGGCGCGCACCGCCGAACTCAACATCGACCCGGCGCGGATCGCGATCGCCGGCGACAGCGCGGGTGGCAATCTCGCGGCAGTGACCGCCATTGCTACGCGCGATGCCGGATGGCCCCGGTTGTGCGCTCAGGTTCTTGCCTATCCAGCCACCGACCAGCTTTCTCAGCGTCCCAGTCATAGACAGTTCGCTGACGGTTTCCTGCTCGACGAGGCGACCATCCGCTGGTTCCAGAATCACTATCTTCCCGATCCGGAGCTCAAGGCGGACTGGCAGGCCTCGCCGCTATGGTCTCCGCGACTGGATGGCTTGCCCCCTGCGTTGGTCCTCATCGCGGCGTGCGATGTCCTTGCCGATGATGGTCGCGCCTATGCGGATGCCCTGCGCGCCGCGGGAACCGAAGCCTGGCTGGATGTGCTGCCAGGAATGATCCACGGCTTTCTCAACCTCGGCCGCCTGCTGCCTGACGCAGGAAGCAGCCTTGCGCGGATCGGCGCCTGGCTGCGTGAGGTCTTCAGTCGGGCTTGAACCAGTTCAGCCGTTCGCGCAACCTGACTACTTCCCCGATGATCAGCAGGGCTGGCGGCTTGATGCCAGCAGCGGCGACCGCCGCAGGCAGTTCGGCGATATCCGCAGCGATACAGCGTTGGTCTGCCAGGGTGGCATGGCGCACGACCGCCGCGGGCGTGTTGGTGGGCAAGCCGTGGGCGCAGAGCTCGCGCGCGATCGTTGGGAGCGCGCTGATGCCCATGTAGATGACCAGCGTCTGTCCGGGGCGTGCGAGCGCGGGCCAGTCGAGATCGCAAGTGCCGTCCTGGAAGTGGCCCGTGGCAAAGGTGCAGGTCCGCGCGATCTCGCGATGCGTGAGCGGGATCCCGGCGTAGGCGGCGGCGCCGGCGGCGGCGGTCACGCCGGGCACGACCTCGAAGGGCACGCCGGCTTCGACCAGCTCGAGGATCTCCTCCCCGCCCCGGCCGAAGATATAGGGGTCTCCGCCCTTTAGGCGGATGACCGTCTTGCCTTCCCGCGCAAGATTCACCAGCAGGCGATTGATCTCCTCTTGCGGCAGCGCATGGTTGCCGGCCTTCTTGCCAACGTAGATTCGCTGCGTTGTCGCGGGGATCAAGGCCAGTACGTCGGGGCCGACCAGATTGTCGTAGACCGCGACGTCGGCCGCCGCGATCAGACGGGCGGCCCGTACCGTCAGAAGATCTGCCTCGCCAGGGCCTGCGCCTACGAGATAGACGGTTGCGGCGCGTGGCGAAGGCAGGGGAGGCATGTGCGGTGTGGCAGGCAGTGGGGAAGAAAAGTGTAGCATCCGCGCCCCGGCGATCAGCTCCGGGGGCTGACGTTGCGCGTGACGCTGAGCCTATAATCCGCGCCTTCATTTTTGCAGAGCAGCACGGCGACACGCAGTCCGCGATCCATGAGCGGATCACGCCGTAACACGAATCAAATGGCAGACAGCCGGCAGCAGGCAGGACACGCCCCCCAGGTATCGCGAAGCCGACTGGCAGGGCTTACCGTTGCGGCCATCGGCGTGGTGTTCGGCGACATCGGCACCAGCCCGCTCTACACGATGAAAGAGGTCTTCGGCAGTCACGGCCTCTTCCCCTCGCACGACAACGTACTCGGCATCCTCTCGCTGGCGTTCTGGGCGTTGATCGT is a genomic window of Niveibacterium sp. SC-1 containing:
- the cobA gene encoding uroporphyrinogen-III C-methyltransferase encodes the protein MPPLPSPRAATVYLVGAGPGEADLLTVRAARLIAAADVAVYDNLVGPDVLALIPATTQRIYVGKKAGNHALPQEEINRLLVNLAREGKTVIRLKGGDPYIFGRGGEEILELVEAGVPFEVVPGVTAAAGAAAYAGIPLTHREIARTCTFATGHFQDGTCDLDWPALARPGQTLVIYMGISALPTIARELCAHGLPTNTPAAVVRHATLADQRCIAADIAELPAAVAAAGIKPPALLIIGEVVRLRERLNWFKPD
- a CDS encoding alpha/beta hydrolase, translating into MSPDPRAQIILAAAYRPKAVRMWQMDVAQARHAFFKLCAAYGAPAEVLSSMTDKVLARPPALGGPLRLRVYRPLGAAPGEVLPAVLWIHGGGWTLGTLDDYDVLCRTLCNHSGAAVLALDYRLAPEHPYPAAVEDAQFALDWLAARTAELNIDPARIAIAGDSAGGNLAAVTAIATRDAGWPRLCAQVLAYPATDQLSQRPSHRQFADGFLLDEATIRWFQNHYLPDPELKADWQASPLWSPRLDGLPPALVLIAACDVLADDGRAYADALRAAGTEAWLDVLPGMIHGFLNLGRLLPDAGSSLARIGAWLREVFSRA
- a CDS encoding YbaY family lipoprotein; the encoded protein is MAASKPIVRRRNTVFAVLALAMAGYATLPEAAQATLRGRISYGEGLALPPQAVIDIELMDVSSADSPAQVARIRMSAEDEGPIPFELIVPSASIDQQRTYVLSARISYGGKLLYANVTQPKVLTQGAPAKVDLRVERVLA
- the queA gene encoding tRNA preQ1(34) S-adenosylmethionine ribosyltransferase-isomerase QueA translates to MSLSVSDFDFELPEALIAQAPLPQRSASRLLRVRGNTQEDRQFVDLPELLLPGDLLVFNDSRVLHARLNGRKETGGEVEVLIERPLGDHEALAMVRASKSPKPGSWLRLADAIDVEVLGRAGEFFHLRFPAEATVVDWIERHGLLPLPPYIDRAAAETDEARYQTVYARNLGSVAAPTAGLHFDPPLLARLAERGVRSAYVTLHVGAGTFQPVRAEKLEDHRMHRELYVVPEETRAAIMATKAAGGRVVCVGTTSMRTLESAARGGQLQAGPGETDIFITPGFDFQVADLLVTNFHLPRSTLLMLVSAFAGFDAIRAAYAHAVAAQYRFFSYGDAMLLERAPS